From a region of the Syngnathus scovelli strain Florida chromosome 19, RoL_Ssco_1.2, whole genome shotgun sequence genome:
- the LOC125987246 gene encoding formyl peptide receptor 2-like isoform X1 yields the protein MTSMSSSGPKMLSLNTSLSIPAVKASKGGDMDTFSVVLGAITILLGIPGNSIVIWVAGFKLQKNVLNVWLVNLAVADIIFCFTRVFSLVKMLFLDHWPFGLFVCKFNGFFKYANMFCSVFMLAVISLDRAICVWFPVFTRRHRTVGHARVVAVCVWAAALVFSTPYFFYRQVFLGAKNLTRCTVGEVKDADARTALYFIRFLCGFLLPFMVILACYILAGVGIRRTRLSSKSRPLRVLALLVIAFFLCWAPYHGLLMLRMVNSKSSVVESWLYIATGVAYFNSCVNPVLYFFVGLKMKGRSKKSLAGLYKSALAEDVDRGSGQTKEDSVESESQL from the exons ATGACCTCCATGTCTTCCTCAGGTCCCAAGATGCTCTCCCTCAACACCTCCCTCAGCATTCCGGCGGTCAAGGCGAGTAAAGGAGGCGACATGGATACGTTCTCCGTCGTCCTCGGCGCGATCACCATCCTGCTTGGAATTCCGGGCAACTCTATTGTGATCTGGGTGGCGGGATTCAAGCTCCAG AAAAACGTCCTCAACGTGTGGTTGGTCAACCTGGCCGTGGCGGATATAATCTTCTGCTTCACCCGAGTCTTCTCCCTGGTCAAGATGCTCTTCTTGGACCACTGGCCCTTCGGCTTGTTCGTTTGCAAGTTCAACGGCTTCTTCAAGTACGCCAACATGTTTTGCTCCGTCTTCATGTTGGCTGTCATCAGCCTGGACCGGGCCATTTGCGTCTGGTTCCCGGTGTTCACCCGGCGCCACCGCACTGTGGGTCACGCCCGGGTGGTGGCCGTGTGCGTGTGGGCAGCAGCCTTGGTCTTCAGCACCCCTTACTTCTTCTACCGCCAAGTCTTCCTGGGGGCCAAGAACCTGACCAGGTGCACGGTCGGGGAGGTCAAGGACGCTGACGCCAGGACGGCGCTCTACTTCATCCGCTTCCTGTGCGGCTTTCTGCTGCCTTTTATGGTCATCCTGGCCTGCTACATTCTGGCCGGGGTGGGCATTCGCCGGACCCGCTTGTCGAGTAAGTCGCGCCCCCTCCGGGTTCTGGCCCTGCTGGTGATCGCCTTCTTCCTGTGCTGGGCTCCCTACCACGGCCTGCTGATGCTCCGGATGGTGAACAGCAAAAGCTCGGTGGTCGAGAGTTGGCTTTACATCGCCACGGGCGTGGCCTACTTCAACAGCTGCGTCAACCCTGTTCTTTACTTCTTTGTGGGTCTCAAAATGAAGGGCAGGTCCAAGAAGTCCTTGGCGGGCTTGTACAAGAGCGCTCTGGCTGAGGACGTGGACAGGGGGTCGGGGCAGACTAA
- the LOC125987246 gene encoding formyl peptide receptor 2-like isoform X2: MLSLNTSLSIPAVKASKGGDMDTFSVVLGAITILLGIPGNSIVIWVAGFKLQKNVLNVWLVNLAVADIIFCFTRVFSLVKMLFLDHWPFGLFVCKFNGFFKYANMFCSVFMLAVISLDRAICVWFPVFTRRHRTVGHARVVAVCVWAAALVFSTPYFFYRQVFLGAKNLTRCTVGEVKDADARTALYFIRFLCGFLLPFMVILACYILAGVGIRRTRLSSKSRPLRVLALLVIAFFLCWAPYHGLLMLRMVNSKSSVVESWLYIATGVAYFNSCVNPVLYFFVGLKMKGRSKKSLAGLYKSALAEDVDRGSGQTKEDSVESESQL, translated from the exons ATGCTCTCCCTCAACACCTCCCTCAGCATTCCGGCGGTCAAGGCGAGTAAAGGAGGCGACATGGATACGTTCTCCGTCGTCCTCGGCGCGATCACCATCCTGCTTGGAATTCCGGGCAACTCTATTGTGATCTGGGTGGCGGGATTCAAGCTCCAG AAAAACGTCCTCAACGTGTGGTTGGTCAACCTGGCCGTGGCGGATATAATCTTCTGCTTCACCCGAGTCTTCTCCCTGGTCAAGATGCTCTTCTTGGACCACTGGCCCTTCGGCTTGTTCGTTTGCAAGTTCAACGGCTTCTTCAAGTACGCCAACATGTTTTGCTCCGTCTTCATGTTGGCTGTCATCAGCCTGGACCGGGCCATTTGCGTCTGGTTCCCGGTGTTCACCCGGCGCCACCGCACTGTGGGTCACGCCCGGGTGGTGGCCGTGTGCGTGTGGGCAGCAGCCTTGGTCTTCAGCACCCCTTACTTCTTCTACCGCCAAGTCTTCCTGGGGGCCAAGAACCTGACCAGGTGCACGGTCGGGGAGGTCAAGGACGCTGACGCCAGGACGGCGCTCTACTTCATCCGCTTCCTGTGCGGCTTTCTGCTGCCTTTTATGGTCATCCTGGCCTGCTACATTCTGGCCGGGGTGGGCATTCGCCGGACCCGCTTGTCGAGTAAGTCGCGCCCCCTCCGGGTTCTGGCCCTGCTGGTGATCGCCTTCTTCCTGTGCTGGGCTCCCTACCACGGCCTGCTGATGCTCCGGATGGTGAACAGCAAAAGCTCGGTGGTCGAGAGTTGGCTTTACATCGCCACGGGCGTGGCCTACTTCAACAGCTGCGTCAACCCTGTTCTTTACTTCTTTGTGGGTCTCAAAATGAAGGGCAGGTCCAAGAAGTCCTTGGCGGGCTTGTACAAGAGCGCTCTGGCTGAGGACGTGGACAGGGGGTCGGGGCAGACTAA